TGCGCCGCAAGGGAGCCACTGCCTTCAAGGCAGGATGCCAGCCTGGAGCAAACAAGAAAGTCACGCCTACTTCTTGCACAGCAGCTTGCACCTTTTCTAGGGGAGCCGACAGGTTCACGCCTAGAGTTTCCAGCACATCTGCTGATCCTACCTTGCTGGATGCTGAACGATTGCCATGCTTGACAACGGGAATGCCAGCCGCCGCCGCTACAAACGCTACGGCTGTGGAAATATTAAAGGTAGATGCCCCGTCACCACCAGTGCCACAGGTGTCAATCCGAGGTGTGGGCAACGTCTCAACGGGAATTGGCAAGGGCACCGATTGTGACTTTAAGACCTGAGCCATGCCTGTCAATTCGTCGGCAGATACTCCTTTAGCTTGAATCGCCGCCAAGATTGCTCCAGAGAGAACGGGTGGAATCACGTCGGCTAACCATCCTGACATTAGGTCTGCTGCTTGAGTGGTGGAAAGAGATTGCCGATCGAGTAACTGTTGTAGCAATTCTGACCACAGGGGAGAGTCAGCGGTGAGATCTGTATTAGAGGATGGAGCAGTGGAAGTCATAGGATCAACGGCAACTCGACGATTTAAGGCTCACTATTCAGGGTTAACCCTGGTTCAAAACAGCAATACAATCGATTTCTACCAGCATATCCATAGGCAG
This sequence is a window from Cyanobacteriota bacterium. Protein-coding genes within it:
- the trpD gene encoding anthranilate phosphoribosyltransferase gives rise to the protein MTSTAPSSNTDLTADSPLWSELLQQLLDRQSLSTTQAADLMSGWLADVIPPVLSGAILAAIQAKGVSADELTGMAQVLKSQSVPLPIPVETLPTPRIDTCGTGGDGASTFNISTAVAFVAAAAGIPVVKHGNRSASSKVGSADVLETLGVNLSAPLEKVQAAVQEVGVTFLFAPGWHPALKAVAPLRRTLKVRTVFNLLGPLVNPMQPTGQVLGVPTEGLVITMAQALQQLGTQRAIVLHGREHLDEAGLANLTDLAILENGQVTSSILDPQDSGLVIAPTSALRGGDAQENADILRHVLQGRGTQAHQDVVALNAALALMVGEKVTSAVAGVAMAKDILASGAAWGKVEQLVKFLQSS